TGCCCATTTTCGCTTGAACGCCATAGCCGACGCCTTTGGAGGTGACGGACTGCACCGTGGAGTCGGTGTTGTCCGACGTCTGGTAGCTGCCGTTGACCCAGCTGTAAATCTTCGCTCCGGCGACGTCGAACTGATAGGTGATCTCGCTCTCGGTCCGCGGGTTCTCCTGATAAGCCTTGCCCGTCGGGCTGCTGTCGTTGGTGTCCACCGGGTCCATGATCCCCACCGCCACCCGCAAGCCGTCCATCACCGGGGTGCGATAGGTGATCTGCGAGGTCGGGAACGGGTACGGATAACCGCTGCCGATGTTGCCGAACGACACCCCGCCACCATCCACCAGCCCCAGGGTATCGCTGACCTGACCGTAACCGGCGAGCAATTCATCGAGCAGGATGTTGGAACGGGCAAACAGGCCGAAGTCCTTGCCGATCAGCACTTCACCCCATTCAGGGTTGGCCACCGTGCCGTAGAACTGCCGCACATCGATAGCCGTGTCGGTGCCGTTGGTTTCGCTGTCGTTGATCGTCACCCAGAACGACGCCCGGGCGCCGAGCTTGAGATCATCGACCTGCTTGCCCATGTTGAAGCCCAGGTAGTTGGGCAGAAAGCCCATTTTGACCCGCGCCTGTCGACGATCGTATTGATCACCGGCACGGTCCACATCACTGTTCACGTAAAACGCGTTGATATAGCCGTCGGTGGAAAATGTGGTCTGGTCCTTGTCGTACAGCATGATCTCGGCTTCGGCCATTGAGCTCAAACCGAGGGTCGACAGGCCGGCGATCAAGGCTGGCAAGTAACGATGCTTGAAATTCTTATTGTTGTGCATGACGCGCTCCGCAGCGGGGGACTGGATGTCGGAGGCGATTATCGAAAGCTGACCGGCGGCGTCATACGCTGCCTTGGAGGGGGTATTGAAGTGCTTTGGCGTGGCGGGTGGAGTGCAGCAAATTCGGCGTAAGACCGGGCCACGACGAGGGCCCGGAACTTAGGGTGTAAGACCGTTAGACACCCGCTCTGAACAGCATGTAGGCCGCGACCACGACGCAGACGCTGGCGAAGCCGACCTGCAGGACCCTGGCCGGGACTCGGGCGCACAGCTGTCGGCCAATGATCATGCCGACCACGCTTGCAATGATGAATGCCACGCCCAGGCCATCGATCCGCACCCCGGCATGAAACGCACCGATCACGCCGATGGCGGAAATCAGGCTGATCACCATCAGGGACGTCGCCACAATCCCGCGCATCTGCACATCGGTCAGTTGCTTGAACGCCGGGACGATCAGGAACCCGCCGCCGACCCCGAGCAACCCGGAAACCACACCGGTCACCGCGCCGAGTGCGGCCAGGGTCGCGGTGCATTTGGCGGTCCAGGAAAAGCGTCCGGTCTGTTGATCGAGCATGCAGTTTTTCTGGCCCCAGTTGGCGTGCCCGTGGTCGCTCGGGCCTTCGTCCTGGCGCTCGCGGCGCAGCATCCGCCAGGCCACCATGACCATCAGCAGGCTGAACAGAATCATCAGGATCTTTTCCGGCAACTGATGGGCGAAGTAGATGCCGACCGGGGAAAAAATCGCCCCCAGCAATGCAATCAACAGCGCTGCGCGATAACGCACCAAACCATGGCGCAACCCGTCAATCGCCCCGACCGCCGCCGCGCTCCCCACCGCAAACAAGGCGACGGGTGCCGCCTGAGTCATGGTCAGACCCAACCCCAGCACCAGGGCCGGAACCGCAAGAATGCCGCCACCGGCACCGGTCAAGCCGAGGACCAGGCCCATGACCACACCAAAAAAACTTGCCAGCAACATAGAACGCTCGTAATCCATGACAAAAGCCGGGAACGCCCGGTATCGATGACTGACAGGATAGAACCCGCGCAGCTTTTTACATCAATTGAATTGTTGTAGGGCTGGTCAGCGCAGGGAAATTGACACTACCCTCAAGGCTTGTCCCAAAAGAAACGGCCACCATGCCCGCCTTGATTGAAGCCTTCCTCGACCCTGCCTCGTCGACCTACAGTTACGTGATCTACGAAGCCGACGGCGGCCCGTGTGCGATCGTCGACCCGGTGCTCGACTACAACCCGGCCGCCGGACGCACCGCCACCACCCAGGCCGATAAAATCATCGCTTTCGTGGGTGAACATCAGCTACAGGTGCAATGGCTGCTGGAAACCCACGCCCATGCCGATCACTTGTCCGCCGCGCCGTATCTGCGCCGGAAGCTGGGCGGCAGAATTGCGATTGGCCAGTCGATCAGCAAGGTTCAGGGGGTGTTCAAAAGCCTGTTCAATCTTGAACCGGAATTTGCGGTGGACGGTTCGCAATTCGATCATCTGTTCGCCCCGGACGAATCGTTCATGATCGGAAACCTCAAGGCCAAGGCCCTGCATGTGCCCGGTCATACCCCGGCGGACATGGCCTATCTGATCGGCAACAGCATCATTCTGGTGGGCGATACCTTGTTCATGCCGGATGTCGGCACCGCGCGCTGCGACTTCCCCGGCGGCAATGCCAGCCAGTTGTTTGCCTCGATCCAGAAGTTGCTGGCGTTTCCGGCCAGCGTGCGGCTCTACGTTTGTCACGACTATCCGCCTGAAACGCGCGAGCCCCAATGCCAGACCACGGTCGGCGAACAGCGCAAGCGCAACATCCACGTTCACGACGGCATCGACGAAGCCGCGTTCGTTGCGATGCGCACCCAGCGGGATGCGGGGTTGGGCATGCCGACGCTGTTGCTGCCGGTGATTCAGGTGAACGTGCGGGCGGGGCATTTTCCGCCGGCTGAAGAGAATGGCGTCATATACCTGAAGATCCCGATCAACAAGCTCTGAAAATCATAATCAAAGAATCGCAGGCTCCTGCAGGATTCGGTGTCACGGCGTATACCGTCAATGTAGGAGCGGCGAAGCCTGCGATCCTTTGATTTTCAATTGGCCAGTGTCAACCCATTCGCCGGCAACGGCAGCGCGGTTTTATAACGCACCTGCTTCAGCGCAAAGCTCGAACGGATGTTGGCCACGCCGGGAACCTTGGTGAGGAAGTCCATCATGAAGCGTTCCAGCGACTGAATGGTCGGCACCAGCACCCGGATCAGATAATCCGGATCGCCTGCCATCAAATAGCACTCCATCACTTCCGGGCGATCCGAGATCGCTTCCTCGAAATGCTGCAACGCCTCCTCCACCTGTTTTTCCAGGCTGACGTGAATGAACACATTCACATGCAGCCCCAGCAGATCGGCGTCCAGCAGCGTCACTTGCTCGCGAATCAGGCCCAATTCTTCCATCGCCTTGACCCGGTTGAAGCACGGCGTCGGCGACAGGTTAACCGAGCGAGCAAGGTCAGCGTTGGTGATGCGGGCGTTCTCCTGGAGGCTGTTGAGAATGCCGATGTCGGTACGGTCCAGTTTGCGCATGAGACAAAACCACCTGTTTTTTATGTTTATGCAGATTTTTTATCCTCAAATGATCTCAAGCGCAACGAAACAGAGAGAAATATTCTTCTTGGCCGGGCCTATGATTGTTGTAGGACAAGATTTCCTCCACAGAGGAATGACGGTCAGCTCACTACAAGAAATTCACAAGATCGAGCGTAGAAGCCATGAACCAAGCGTACGAACCGCTGCGCCTGCACGTTCCCGAACCTTCGGGCCGCCCAGGCTGCAAAACCGACTTCTCCTACCTGCGTCTGACCGACGCTGGCACGGTGCGCAAACCCGCCATTGACGTAGAACCCGCCGACACCGCCGACCTGGCCAAGGGCTTGATTCGCGTGCTCGACGATCAGGGCAATGCCCTCGGTCCATGGGCCGAAGGCGTCCCGGTCGAGATCCTGCGTAAAGGCATGCGCGCCATGCTCAAGACGCGGATCTATGACAACCGCATGGTTGTCGCTCAACGCCAGAAAAAAATGTCGTTCTACATGCAGAGCCTTGGCGAAGAAGCCATCGGCAGCGGCCAGGCCCTGGCCCTGAATGTCGATGACATGTGCTTCCCGACCTACCGTCAGCAAAGCATCCTGATGGCGCGTGAAGTGCCGCTGGTAGACCTGATCTGCCAACTGTTGTCCAACGAGCGCGATCCGCTCAAAGGCCGTCAGTTGCCGATCATGTATTCGGTCAAGGATTTCGGCTTCTTCACCATTTCCGGCAACCTCGCCACCCAATTCGTACAAGCCGTAGGCTGGGGCATGGCCTCGGCGATCAAGGGCGACACCAAAATCGCCTCGGCCTGGATCGGCGACGGCGCCACGGCTGAATCCGATTTCCACACCGCCCTCACCTTCGCCCACGTTTACCGTGCGCCGGTGATCCTCAACGTGGTCAACAACCAGTGGGCGATCTCCACCTTCCAGGCGATTGCCGGCGGTGAAGCGACCACGTTTGCCGGTCGTGGCGTCGGTTGCGGTATTGCCTCCCTGCGGGTCGATGGCAACGATTTTGTCGCGGTCTACGCCGCCTCCGCCTGGGCCGCCGAACGCGCCCGCCGCAACCTCGGCCCGACCATGATCGAATGGGTCACCTACCGTGCCGGCCCGCACTCGACATCCGATGATCCATCCAAATACCGTCCTGCCGACGACTGGAGCTACTTCCCGTTGGGCGATCCGATTGCGCGCCTCAAGCAGCACCTGGTGAAAATCGGCCACTGGTCCGAAGAGGAACACATTGCCGTCAGCGCCGAACTGGAAGCTGAAGTGATCGCCGCGCAGAAAGAAGCCGAGCAGTACGGCACCCTCGCCGGCGGCCAGATTCCGAGCGCCGCGACCATGTTCGAAGACGTCTACAAAGAGATGCCGGAGCACTTGAAGCGCCAGCGTCAAGAGTTGGGGATCTGACATGAACGATCACAACAATAAAATCGAGTTGGAAACCGCCATGACCACGACCACCATGACCATGATCCAGGCCCTGCGCTCGGCCATGGATGTGATGCTTGAGCGTGACGACAACGTCGTGGTGTTCGGCCAGGACGTGGGCTATTTCGGTGGCGTGTTCCGCTGCACCGAAGGCTTGCAGAACAAGTACGGCACTTCTCGCGTATTCGACGCGCCGATCTCCGAAAGCGGCATCGTCGGTGTTGCCGTGGGCATGGGCGCTTACGGTTTGCGCCCGGTGGCCGAAATCCAGTTCGCCGATTACGTCTACCCGGCGTCGGACCAGATCATTTCCGAAGCCGCCCGCCTGCGTTATCGCTCGGCCGGCGAGTTCACCGCACCGATGACCCTGCGCATGCCTTGCGGCGGCGGCATCTACGGTGGCCAGACCCACAGCCAAAGTATCGAGGCGATGTTCACTCAAGTCTGCGGCTTGCGCACGGTCATGCCGTCCAACCCGTACGACGCCAAAGGCTTGCTGATCGCCTCCATCGAAAACGATGACCCGGTGATCTTCCTTGAGCCGAAACGCCTGTACAACGGCCCGTTCGATGGCCACCACGAACGTCCCGTCACCCCGTGGTCGAAACACCCGGCTGCGCAAGTGCCGGACGGTTACTACACCGTACCGCTGGACGTGGCCGCCATCACCCGTCCGGGCAAGGACGTGACCATCCTGACTTATGGCACTACGGTCTACGTATCGCAAGTCGCCGCTGAAGAAACCGGGATCGACGCTGAAGTCATCGACCTGCGCAGCCTGTGGCCACTGGACCTGGAAACCATCGTCAAGTCGGTGAAGAAAACCGGCCGTTGCGTGGTCGTTCACGAAGCCACCCGTACTTGCGGCTTCGGCGCCGAACTGGTCGCCCTGGTGCAAGAGCATTGCTTCCATCACCTGGAAGCGCCGATCGAACGCGTCACCGGCTGGGACACCCCCTACCCGCACGCGCAAGAGTGGGCGTATTTCCCTGGTCCGTCCCGGGTGGGCGCGGCGTTGAAACGGGTCATGGAGGTCTGAATGGGCACGCACGTTATTAAAATGCCGGACATTGGCGAAGGCATTGCAGAAGTTGAACTGTCGGTGTGGCACGTCAAGGTCGGCGACATGGTCGTCGAAGATCAGGTGCTGGCCGATGTAATGACCGACAAGGCGATGGTCGACATTCCTTCGCCGGTGCACGGCAAGGTGATCGCGCTGGGCGGTGTGCCCGGCGAAGTCATGGCGGTGGGCAGCGTCCTGATCAGCATTGAAGTCGAAGGCGCGGGCAATGTTAAAGAGTCGGCTCAGCCTGTGGCTGCTGCCGTAAAAGAAGCACCGGCGCCGAAAGTCGAAGCCGTTGTGGAAAGCAAACCAGCCCCTGCTGTGGCGCCACGAGCAGCCGTATGCCAAGGCCCGATGGTGGCTCGCGAAGCCGATGAACGCCCGTTGGCGTCCCCGGCCGTACGCAAACATGCCCTTGATCTCGGCATCCAGTTGCGTCTGGTGCGTGGCACCGGCCCTGCCGGTCGCGTGCTGCACGAAGACCTCGAGGCCTATCTGGCGCAAGGTCAGTCGAATGCATCGACCGCCACTGCCGCATACGCACAGCGCAACGACGAAGAACAAATCCCGGTCATCGGCATGCGTCGCAAGATTGCCCAGCGCATGCAGGACGCCACGCAACGCGCTGCCCACTTCAGTTATGTCGAAGAAATCGATGTCACGGCCGTGGAAGAGTTGCGCGCACACCTGAATGAAAAACACGGCGCGACCCGGGGCAAGTTGACACTGCTGCCGTTCCTCGTCCGTGCGCTGGTCGTCGCCCTGCGCGACTTCCCGCAGATCAATGCCCGTTACGACGACGAAGCCCAGGTCATCACCCGCCTCGGCGCGGTGCATGTGGGCATCGCCACCCAGGCCGACATCGGCTTGATGGTGCCGGTGGTGCGTCACGCTGAAGCTCGCAGTTTGTGGGACAACGCTCAGGAAATCTCCCGCTTGGCCACCGCCGCGCGCACTGGCAAGGCCGCCCGCGATGAACTGTCCGGCTCGAGCATTACCCTGACCAGTCTCGGCGCGTTGGGCGGGATCGTCAGTACGCCAGTGCTGAACCTGCCGGAAGTGGCAATCGTCGGCGTCAACAAAATCGTCGAACGCCCGATGGTCGTCAAAGGCCAGATCGTGATCCGCAAGATGATGAACCTCTCCAGTTCCTTCGATCATCGCGTGGTCGATGGCATGGACGCGGCGCAATTCATCCAGGCCGTGCGTGGCCTGCTCGAACAACCCGCCACCCTGTTCGTGGAGTAAGACATGCAGACTTTGAACACCACGTTGCTGATCGTCGGCGGCGGCCCTGGCGGTTATGTGACGGCAATTCGTGCTGGCCAGCTGGGCATTTCAACCATATTGGTGGAAGGCGAATCGCTGGGCGGGACGTGCCTGAACATCGGCTGTATTCCATCGAAAGCCTTGATTCACGTTGCCGAACAATTCCATCAGACTCAGCACCACAGCAAAAACTCGGCATTGGGCATCAGCGTTTCCGCGCCGACCCTCGACATCAGCAAGAGTGTCGAGTGGAAGGATGGCATCGTTGATCGCCTGACCACCGGCGTCTCGGCGCTGCTGAAGAAAAACAAGGTTCAGGTCATTCAGGGCTGGGCGAAAGTGATCGACGGCAAGACCGTTGAAGTCGGCGACACACGGATTCAGTGCGAGCACCTGGTGCTGGCCACCGGATCGAAAAGCGTGAACCTGCCGATGCTACCGATTGGCGGGCCGATCATTTCCTCCACCGAAGCCCTGGCGCCGACTGCTGTACCGAAACGCCTGGTCGTGGTCGGCGGCGGTTACATCGGCCTGGAGCTGGGGATTGCCTATCGCAAGCTCGGTGCCGACGTCAGCGTGGTCGAGGCGCAGGATCGTATCCTGCCGGCCTACGACGCCGAACTGACCCAGCCTGTTCACGATGAACTGAAAAAACTTGGCGTGAAGCTTTACTTGAAACATAGCGTCCAAGGCTTTGATTCTTCTAGCAATACTCTGCAAGTTCTTGAACCGGGTGGCGACACGATGAACCTGGAAACCGATCAGGTGCTAGTGGCTGTGGGCCGCAAACCGAACACTCAGGGTTGGAACCTCGAAGCGCTGAATCTGGACATGAATGGCTCGGCGATCAAGATCGATAACCGCTGCCAGACCAGCATGCGTAACGTTTACGCCATCGGCGACCTGAGCGGCGAACCGATGCTTGCACACCGGGCCATGGCTCAGGGCGAGATGGTCGCCGAGTTGATCAGCGGTAAAACCCGCGAATTCAACCCGACCGCTATTGCCGCCGTGTGCTTCACCGACCCGGAACTGGTGGTAGTCGGCAAGACCCCGGACGACGTCAAGGCGGCGGGCCTGGACTGCATCGTTTCGAGCTTCCCGTTCGCGGCCAATGGCCGGGCGATGACGCTGGAGTCGAAAAGCGGCTTCGTGCGAGTCGTCGCTCGTCGGGACAATCATGTGATTGTCGGTTGGCAGGCGGTCGGTGTGGGTGTTTCGGAATTGTCGACCGCGTTTGGCCAGAGCCTGGAAATGGGCGCCCGGCTGGAAGACATTGCGGGCACGATTCACGCGCATCCAACCTTGGGTGAAGCGGTGCAGGAAGCCGCGTTGCGTGCTTTGGGGCATGCGCTGCACCTGTGATTCAGAGAAAAAGGATGGCAGCAGAGATGGCCCCATCGCCCGCAGCTAGCTCCCACGTTTGGAATGCGTTCTCCTGTGGGAGCTAACCTGCTGGCGATTTCTTGAGGCCAACCCGATTTATCTGCCTGTCATCCGATAGTCCGGGCTGCGAAACAGGCCCGGAATGAAGTATTGTTGTCCCCATCCAAAAAACGTCAGAAGCCTTGAACCGTTTCGGCGGTTGTTAAGTGATAGAGGGTGTCATGGGTAACGAAAGCATCAATTGGGACAAGCTGGGTTTTGATTACATCAAGACAGACAAGCGCTATCTGTCGCACTGGCGTAATGGCGAGTGGGACAAAGGCACCCTGACCGAAGACAATGTGCTGCACATCAGCGAAGGCTCCACTGCCCTTCACTATGGCCAGCAGTGCTTCGAAGGCCTGAAGGCCTATCGTTGCAAGGACGGCTCGATCAACCTGTTCCGCCCGGACCAGAACGCCGCACGCATGCAACGCAGCTGCGCCCGCCTGCTGATGCCACAGGTGTCCACCGAGCAGTTCATCGAAGCCTGCAAGGACGTGGTCCGTGCCAACGAGCGTTTCATCCCGCCTTACGGCACCGGCGGCGCGCTGTACCTGCGTCCGTTCGTGATCGGCGTGGGTGACAACATCGGCGTGCGTACCGCACCGGAATTCATTTTCTCGATCTTCTGCATCCCGGTCGGCGCTTACTTCAAGGGTGGCCTGACCCCGCACAACTTCCTGATCTCCAGCTACGACCGTGCCGCTCCACAAGGCACCGGCGCAGCCAAGGTCGGTGGCAACTACGCCGCCAGCCTGATGCCAGGTTCCCAGGCCAAGAAAGCGCATTTCGCCGACTGCATTTACCTGGACCCGATGACCCACACCAAGATCGAGGAAGTCGGTTCGGCCAACTTCTTCGGGATCACCCACGACAACAAGTTCGTGACCCCGAACTCGCCGTCGGTCCTGCCGGGCATCACCCGCCTGTCGTTGATCGAGCTGGCCAAGACGCGTCTGGGCCTGGAAGTGGTTGAAGGCGACGTGTTCATCGACAAGCTGTCCGACTTCAAGGAAGCCGGCGCTTGCGGCACGGCGGCCGTGATCACCCCGATCGGCGGCATCAGCTACAACGACCACCTGCATGTGTTCCACAGCGAAACAGAGGTCGGCCCGGTTACCCAGAAGCTCTACAAAGAGCTGACGGGCGTACAGACTGGCGAGATCGAAGCGCCAGCAGGCTGGATCGTCAAGGTTTGATCCAGCACTTCAGGCACTAAAGAAGCCCACCCCTCGCGAATGCGTCGGGTGGGTTTTTTGTTGGCCG
This DNA window, taken from Pseudomonas fluorescens NCIMB 11764, encodes the following:
- a CDS encoding porin; this translates as MHNNKNFKHRYLPALIAGLSTLGLSSMAEAEIMLYDKDQTTFSTDGYINAFYVNSDVDRAGDQYDRRQARVKMGFLPNYLGFNMGKQVDDLKLGARASFWVTINDSETNGTDTAIDVRQFYGTVANPEWGEVLIGKDFGLFARSNILLDELLAGYGQVSDTLGLVDGGGVSFGNIGSGYPYPFPTSQITYRTPVMDGLRVAVGIMDPVDTNDSSPTGKAYQENPRTESEITYQFDVAGAKIYSWVNGSYQTSDNTDSTVQSVTSKGVGYGVQAKMGRLSLTGSGFQAKGINPFFTNNAGEPTLRNVDSDGYLLQGSYKLGKNRLALSYGKTKDDGNGVVGSGADYETRGIALFHDVNDNLKLVAEYNQFEINGHDTSAQNEDTDTFAVGAVLTW
- a CDS encoding MBL fold metallo-hydrolase, which codes for MPALIEAFLDPASSTYSYVIYEADGGPCAIVDPVLDYNPAAGRTATTQADKIIAFVGEHQLQVQWLLETHAHADHLSAAPYLRRKLGGRIAIGQSISKVQGVFKSLFNLEPEFAVDGSQFDHLFAPDESFMIGNLKAKALHVPGHTPADMAYLIGNSIILVGDTLFMPDVGTARCDFPGGNASQLFASIQKLLAFPASVRLYVCHDYPPETREPQCQTTVGEQRKRNIHVHDGIDEAAFVAMRTQRDAGLGMPTLLLPVIQVNVRAGHFPPAEENGVIYLKIPINKL
- a CDS encoding branched-chain amino acid aminotransferase, whose translation is MGNESINWDKLGFDYIKTDKRYLSHWRNGEWDKGTLTEDNVLHISEGSTALHYGQQCFEGLKAYRCKDGSINLFRPDQNAARMQRSCARLLMPQVSTEQFIEACKDVVRANERFIPPYGTGGALYLRPFVIGVGDNIGVRTAPEFIFSIFCIPVGAYFKGGLTPHNFLISSYDRAAPQGTGAAKVGGNYAASLMPGSQAKKAHFADCIYLDPMTHTKIEEVGSANFFGITHDNKFVTPNSPSVLPGITRLSLIELAKTRLGLEVVEGDVFIDKLSDFKEAGACGTAAVITPIGGISYNDHLHVFHSETEVGPVTQKLYKELTGVQTGEIEAPAGWIVKV
- a CDS encoding 3-methyl-2-oxobutanoate dehydrogenase (2-methylpropanoyl-transferring) subunit alpha — translated: MNQAYEPLRLHVPEPSGRPGCKTDFSYLRLTDAGTVRKPAIDVEPADTADLAKGLIRVLDDQGNALGPWAEGVPVEILRKGMRAMLKTRIYDNRMVVAQRQKKMSFYMQSLGEEAIGSGQALALNVDDMCFPTYRQQSILMAREVPLVDLICQLLSNERDPLKGRQLPIMYSVKDFGFFTISGNLATQFVQAVGWGMASAIKGDTKIASAWIGDGATAESDFHTALTFAHVYRAPVILNVVNNQWAISTFQAIAGGEATTFAGRGVGCGIASLRVDGNDFVAVYAASAWAAERARRNLGPTMIEWVTYRAGPHSTSDDPSKYRPADDWSYFPLGDPIARLKQHLVKIGHWSEEEHIAVSAELEAEVIAAQKEAEQYGTLAGGQIPSAATMFEDVYKEMPEHLKRQRQELGI
- a CDS encoding alpha-ketoacid dehydrogenase subunit beta; this encodes MNDHNNKIELETAMTTTTMTMIQALRSAMDVMLERDDNVVVFGQDVGYFGGVFRCTEGLQNKYGTSRVFDAPISESGIVGVAVGMGAYGLRPVAEIQFADYVYPASDQIISEAARLRYRSAGEFTAPMTLRMPCGGGIYGGQTHSQSIEAMFTQVCGLRTVMPSNPYDAKGLLIASIENDDPVIFLEPKRLYNGPFDGHHERPVTPWSKHPAAQVPDGYYTVPLDVAAITRPGKDVTILTYGTTVYVSQVAAEETGIDAEVIDLRSLWPLDLETIVKSVKKTGRCVVVHEATRTCGFGAELVALVQEHCFHHLEAPIERVTGWDTPYPHAQEWAYFPGPSRVGAALKRVMEV
- the lpdA gene encoding dihydrolipoyl dehydrogenase gives rise to the protein MQTLNTTLLIVGGGPGGYVTAIRAGQLGISTILVEGESLGGTCLNIGCIPSKALIHVAEQFHQTQHHSKNSALGISVSAPTLDISKSVEWKDGIVDRLTTGVSALLKKNKVQVIQGWAKVIDGKTVEVGDTRIQCEHLVLATGSKSVNLPMLPIGGPIISSTEALAPTAVPKRLVVVGGGYIGLELGIAYRKLGADVSVVEAQDRILPAYDAELTQPVHDELKKLGVKLYLKHSVQGFDSSSNTLQVLEPGGDTMNLETDQVLVAVGRKPNTQGWNLEALNLDMNGSAIKIDNRCQTSMRNVYAIGDLSGEPMLAHRAMAQGEMVAELISGKTREFNPTAIAAVCFTDPELVVVGKTPDDVKAAGLDCIVSSFPFAANGRAMTLESKSGFVRVVARRDNHVIVGWQAVGVGVSELSTAFGQSLEMGARLEDIAGTIHAHPTLGEAVQEAALRALGHALHL
- a CDS encoding sulfite exporter TauE/SafE family protein, with the protein product MLLASFFGVVMGLVLGLTGAGGGILAVPALVLGLGLTMTQAAPVALFAVGSAAAVGAIDGLRHGLVRYRAALLIALLGAIFSPVGIYFAHQLPEKILMILFSLLMVMVAWRMLRRERQDEGPSDHGHANWGQKNCMLDQQTGRFSWTAKCTATLAALGAVTGVVSGLLGVGGGFLIVPAFKQLTDVQMRGIVATSLMVISLISAIGVIGAFHAGVRIDGLGVAFIIASVVGMIIGRQLCARVPARVLQVGFASVCVVVAAYMLFRAGV
- the bkdR gene encoding Bkd operon transcriptional regulator BkdR; its protein translation is MRKLDRTDIGILNSLQENARITNADLARSVNLSPTPCFNRVKAMEELGLIREQVTLLDADLLGLHVNVFIHVSLEKQVEEALQHFEEAISDRPEVMECYLMAGDPDYLIRVLVPTIQSLERFMMDFLTKVPGVANIRSSFALKQVRYKTALPLPANGLTLAN
- a CDS encoding dihydrolipoamide acetyltransferase family protein, with translation MGTHVIKMPDIGEGIAEVELSVWHVKVGDMVVEDQVLADVMTDKAMVDIPSPVHGKVIALGGVPGEVMAVGSVLISIEVEGAGNVKESAQPVAAAVKEAPAPKVEAVVESKPAPAVAPRAAVCQGPMVAREADERPLASPAVRKHALDLGIQLRLVRGTGPAGRVLHEDLEAYLAQGQSNASTATAAYAQRNDEEQIPVIGMRRKIAQRMQDATQRAAHFSYVEEIDVTAVEELRAHLNEKHGATRGKLTLLPFLVRALVVALRDFPQINARYDDEAQVITRLGAVHVGIATQADIGLMVPVVRHAEARSLWDNAQEISRLATAARTGKAARDELSGSSITLTSLGALGGIVSTPVLNLPEVAIVGVNKIVERPMVVKGQIVIRKMMNLSSSFDHRVVDGMDAAQFIQAVRGLLEQPATLFVE